The region ACAGAACCACTCTTTTCGCACCAAGCTCTTTGAATAATAAAGTTCCGTCTACATCGTCAATTCCCATCTGAGTGGAACAATGTGCTTCCAGATCAGTAAAGTTTTTAACAATATAATCGAACGCCGTCAGGTCCTGGACGATAATGCCATCCACCCCGATTTCATTTAATTCGCGGATCTGCTCTTTCATCTCTTCCACTTCGTTCTCGAACACGATGGTATTCATGGCAACATAGATTTTAACGTCCCTCAGGTGCGCATACGTAACAGCCTCTTTTAACGTTTCCAAGTCAAAATTAGAGGAGTATGCGCGTGCACCAAATTTTTGCATGCCTAAGTATACTGCATCACAACCATTAGATATTGCAGCTTTCAAAGCTTCCAAATTGCCTGCTGGCGCTAATAATTCAGTCATAAATGATCCTTACCTCCTGCTTCAATAACCGCTCAAATTCAGCACCATTAATCATAAAATAAGAGCTGCAACTTAAGCTACGGCAAAAAGCACAAGCGAGTGGCTTGTGCATGATTCTTGCGGGGCTTATTTATTGAGCTGCCTGGTTAAGGGCGCTTAAGAATATCTCAACGGGCTGTGCGCCGGAAACTGCATATTTTCTGTCAATGACAAAGAAAGGGGCTCCTGTTATTCCTAACTGTTTGGCTGTGGCTTCATCTGAACGCACTTCGTTAGCATATTTGGATGGGTCCTGAAGAACTGCCATTGTCTCGTCCCTGTTCATTCCAACGGATTCTGCAATATCTGCTAATGTATCATGATCGCTAATCAGCTTGGCTTCCGTGTAATACGAATAGAACAGCTTCTCGGATAATTCCTTATCTTTACCAACCAATTTGGCATATTGGGTTAGACGATGAGCATCAAACGTATTGGTAGGCTTCATTCCGTCGAAATTATACACCAGACCCATCATCGCCGCTTGTTGCCCAAGCTTAGCATTTGCCTCTTTCGCTTGCTCGATACTCACACCATGTTTCTCAGAGGCCATTTGATGCATATTCTTGCCAGAGTACAATGATGCTTGCGGATTAAGTTCAAAGCTTCTATATTCAATCACCACTTCATTCTGATGAGCGAATTGCTCCAGTGCAGATTCTAACCGCCGTTTACCAATATAACAAAATGGACAAACATAATCCGACCATATCTCGATTTTCATTTCCAAGCCTCCTTTTTGGAGCTTATTTGTTGTAGACGATAGGCATTTTTCTAATCATATGGTTGTCACGGGTGGCAGCGTACATGATATTAGCAACATTTTCCCTGGAAACCGATAATTTAGCCGATTGATCTCCGAATGAATAGTCATAGGATTGCCCTTTGTGTTTAACATTGGGGTTAATAATTCGGACAACTGTCCAATCAAGGTTCGATTGTTTAATAATCC is a window of Paenibacillus sp. FSL H3-0469 DNA encoding:
- a CDS encoding DsbA family oxidoreductase translates to MKIEIWSDYVCPFCYIGKRRLESALEQFAHQNEVVIEYRSFELNPQASLYSGKNMHQMASEKHGVSIEQAKEANAKLGQQAAMMGLVYNFDGMKPTNTFDAHRLTQYAKLVGKDKELSEKLFYSYYTEAKLISDHDTLADIAESVGMNRDETMAVLQDPSKYANEVRSDEATAKQLGITGAPFFVIDRKYAVSGAQPVEIFLSALNQAAQ